DNA sequence from the Candidatus Nanopelagicales bacterium genome:
ACGAGCGGACCCTGGCCGAGCTGCAGCAGCGGCTGGCCACGGCCGAGGAGGCCGGCGACACCGACCTCGACCGCGCCGACGACCGGCACCGGCTCGGGGAGGTGGCCCAGGCCGCCCGCCAGGCCGAGGTCGAGGCGCGGCTGGCGGTCCGCACCGGCGAGGAGCGGGCCCGGGCGCTGGCCGGCCGGGCCGAGCAGCTGGAGCGGGCCGCCGGGCTGGAGCGGGTGGCCCGTCGCCGGGCCGCCGAGCGCCGGGAGCGCCGGGCCCGGGAGGCGGAGGTCGCGGCCGCCGTCCTCGCCGGCGCCAGCGTCACGTTGGAGTCGCTGGAGACCTCGCTGCGGCTCGCCGGCGCGGAGCGGGCGGAGACCGAGCGGCTGCGCGCGGAGCGCGACTCCGAGCTGCAGGGCCTGCGCACCCGGATCCGCGAGCTCACCTCCGAGCTGGACCAGCTCACCGACTCCGTCCACCGCGACGAGGTGGCGCGTGCCGAGCAGCGGCTGCGGATCGAGCAACTGGAGGCCCGGGCGCTGGAGGAGTTCGGCGTGGAGCCGGACGTGCTGGTGGACGAGTACGGCCCGCAGGTCCCCGTGCCCCCGTCACCGCCGGCACCCGGCGACGAGGTCCCGGCCGACGCGCCGGCAGCCGAGCCGTACCCGTTCGACCGGGCCCAGCAGGAGCGCCGGCTCAAGGCCGCCGAGCGCGCCCTCGCGCTGCTGGGCCGGGTCAACCCGCTGGCGCTGGAGGAGTTCGCGGCGCTGGAGGAGCGGCACCGCTTCCTGACCGAGCAGCTGGACGACCTCAAGCGCTCACGCGGTGACCTGCTCGCGATCGTGCGGGAGGTGGACGAGCGGGTCGAGGAGGTGTTCACGCAGGCCTACCACGACACCGAGCGGGAGTTCGAGCGCGTCTTCGCCCGGCTGTTCCCCGGTGGCGAGGGCCGACTGGTCCTCACCGACCCCTCGGACATGCTCACCACGGGCATCGACGTCGAGGCCCGTCCGCCGGGCAAGAAGATCAAGCGGCTGTCCCTGCTGTCCGGCGGGGAGCGCTCCCTGACCGCGGTGGCGTTCCTGGTGGCCCTGTTCAAGGCCCGGCCGAGCCCGTTCTATGTGATGGACGAGGTCGAGGCCGCCCTGGACGACGTCAACCTCGGGCGCCTCATCGAGGTGATCGACGAGCTGCGCAGCAGCAGCCAGCTGATCGTTATCACCCACCAGAAGCGCACGATGGAGATCGCCGATGCGCTGTACGGCGTGTCCATGCGCGGCGACGGCGTCACGCAGGTGATCAGCCAGCGGCTGCGGGAGCCCGAGGCGGCCTCGGCGTGAACCTCACCCCCGTCGGCGGCCGGGTCCTGCTGTTCTCGGTCACCGCGTTCGGGTCGATGGCGGGCATCGCGGTGGGCTTCGGGCTCGGGTCGCTCCTGCCCGGCGGCGACCCGAACTGGATCGCGCTCGGCCTCGGCATCGCCCTGTGCTCCACCGGGGCGATGGTCTCCGCGGGGTGGGTCGAGTACCTGCGTCGTGCGCCCCACCTCAGCAGGGTGATGGGTGCCGCGGGCATCGCGGGGCTGCTCGCGCCGTTGCTGGTGCTCTCCTGGGTGCCCTACACCCTCGCGTTCCCCGCGCTGGCGCTGGTCATCGGCGGGGTCACCGCCTGGGTGGACATCAGGGCGTCGCAGCGCTCCCAGTGGGACGGCTGACCGCCCGCACCGCCCGGACGAAGCCGGTCACGATGAGCAGTTGCGCCGGCAGGTACGTCACCATGATCAGCACCGAGGTCACGCGGCCGTCGGGGAGCACGTCCACGAACGCGCGCAGCGCGATGCAGGCGTCGGACACCACGAACAGCACCGCACCCCACGCGACCCGCCACCCGTCGGCCCGGGGCACCCGCAGCACCAGGTCCAGCGCCGCGACGGCCATCAGGACCAGCGCCGCGCTGTAGACCAGGACCGGGATCCGCAGGTCGCCCGTCCCCGGCCACAGCAGCGCGTTCATCCCGACCCAGAAGACGCCGTACGGGATCCAGGCGATCGGCCAGGCACGGACCAGGCCGGGCCCGGGCACTGACCGGAACGCCAGCAGGTAGAGCACCTGCATCACCAGGAACGACCCGATCCCCAGCAGGAACAGCAGGTCACCGTCGCGCGGCAGGCTCAGGAACACGTCCCCTCCCCATGCGAACACCGTGCCGACGAGCAGGAGCGCCAGCGGCCGGGGCACCGGCCGCGGCGTGGCCGTCCAGGCCCACAGCCCGAGCAGGGGCATGAACAGCCAGATCGAGACCCGGCCCACCCAGGCGGCGTCGAGGACCTGCGCCGCCAGGTTGACCACCGCCACGACGACGGCGGCCGCGAGCAGCGCGCGGACGCCGGGCAGCGGGACACGGGTGGACGGTGCGGTGGCGGCGGGACCGGTCATGGCCCGATCCTGCCGTCGGACGGGACGGGCCGCGGGGGATGGGAGGATGTCCCCTCGTGGAACCGTCCCTGATCCTGTACCTCGTCCTGACCGTCGCGGTCCTCGTCCTGATCGCGGCCGTCGCCGTCACCCTGGTCCGGCGCCGGAGCGCACCGTCGCAGCCGCCCCGTCCCGGCGTCGACTACGCCCCGGGGGTGGGGGACGACGCCGAGCCACCCCGGGACACCCCGCGCCGCGGGGTGGAGCAGGTCGACGTGGGGGACTCCCTCGGCGGGGCCGCGACCGCGGTGGCCGAGCCGCCCGAGGCCGAGGTCGTCGAGGTCGAGGTCGTCGAGGAGGCGGCCCCCGCACTGGAGGTCCCTGCCCCCAGCGCCGGCCGGCTGGCCCGGCTGCGGGCCCGGCTGGCCCGCTCGCAGAACGCGCTCGGCCGCGGGCTGCTGGCGCTGCTCTCCCGCGACACCCTGGATGCCGCCACGTGGGACGAGATCGAGGAGACGCTGCTGGTCGCCGACCTCGGCGTCGGCCCCACCCAGGAGCTGGTGGAGCGGCTGAAGACCCGCGTGCGGGTCGACTCCGTACGCGACCCCGAGGCGGTCCGCGCCATCCTGCGCGAGGAGCTGCTCGCCCTGGTGGGCACCGACCTCGACCGCACGCTGGCCACCGGGCGGCGTGAGGGGCGGCCCTCGGTGGTCCTGGTCGTCGGGGTCAACGGCACCGGCAAGACCACGACCACGGGCAAGCTCGCCCGCGTCCTCATCGCGGACGGACGGCACGTGGTCCTGGGCGCCGCGGACACGTTCCGCGCCGCCGCTGCCGACCAGCTGCAGACCTGGGGCGACCGGGTCGGCGCCACCGTGGTGCGCGGCCCCGAGGGCGGCGACCCCGCCGCCGTCGCGTTCGACGCCGTACGCGCGGGCACCGAGCAGGAGGCCGACACCGTGGTCATCGACACCGCCGGGCGCCTGCACACCAAGGTCGGGCTGATGGACGAGCTCGGCAAGGTCAAGCGCGTGGTCGAGAAGCAGGGCCCGGTGGACGAGGTGCTGCTGGTGCTCGACGCCACCACCGGCCAGAACGGCCTGGCGCAGGCCCGCGTCTTCGGCGAGGTCGTGGACGTGACCGGCCTGGTGCTGACCAAGCTCGACGGGACCGCCAAGGGCGGCATCGTCGTGGCCGTGCAGCGCGAGCTCGGCGTGCCGGTCAAGCTGGTCGGGCTCGGCGAGGGTCCCGACGACCTGGCGCCGTTCGAGCCCGAGGCGTTCGTGGACGCGCTCCTCAGCGACGAGTGAGGAAGCGCGAAACACATCTGTAACACGCCGCGGCGGATCGTCATCCGGCGGCAACACCGCAGCGCGGGCAGCGCAACACTCCGCGACGAGCCTTCCCTCACCCGATCCGTGGAGGGAAGGCGAATCGATGGAAGAGACACTGTTGAGCGCAGGAGACACGTCCTGGGTTCTGACCAGTGCCGCCCTGGTGCTTCTGATGCTCCCGGGCCTGGCGCTGTTCTACGGCGGCATGACCCGTTCCAAGAGCGTGCTGAACATGGCCATGATGGTCTTCGGCGCGCTGTTCCTCGTCGGGGTCCTGTGGATCCTGTACGGCTACTCGATGGCGTTCGGGACCGACGCGTTCGGCGGGTTCGTCGGCGGACCGTTCGAGTTCTTCGGCCTCGAGGGCCTCATGACCGACGATCCCGAGGCCACGCTGCCGGTGATGGCGTTCGTCGGCTTCCAGGCGATGTTCGCGGCCATCACGGTCGCGCTGATCGCCGGCGCGATCGCCGACCGCACCAAGTTCAGCGCCTGGATGGTGTTCGCCGGCATCTGGGCCACCATCGTGTACTTCCCCGTGGCGCACTGGGTCTGGGCGGCTGACGGCTGGATCTTCACCGGCTCCGGCCCGCTCAACGGCATCCCCGCCATCGACTTCGCCGGTGGCACGGCGGTCCACATCAACGCCGGCGCGGCGGGCCTCGCCCTCGCCTTCGTCCTCGGCCGCCGACTCGGCTGGCCGAAGACGCCGATGAAGCCGCACAACCTGATGCTGGTCATGCTCGGCGCCGGGCTGCTGTGGTTCGGCTGGTTCGGCTTCAACGCCGGTTCCGCGCTGGCCGCCAACAACGCCGCTTCTGTGGTGTTCGTCAACACCTTCGCCGCGACCTGCGCCGCCGCCATCGGCTGGCTGGTCACGGAAAAGATCCGCGACGGGCACGCCACCAGCCTCGGCGCCGCGTCCGGCGTCGTCGCCGGTCTGGTCGCCATCACGCCGTCCTGCTCGGCGGTGTCGCCGGTGGGCGCGCTGATCCTGGGTCTCATCGCCGGCGTCCTGTGCGCCCTGGCGGTCGGCCTGAAGTACCGCTTCAAGTTCGACGACTCGCTCGACGTCGTGGGCGTCCACCTCGTCGGCGGCCTCGTCGGCACCCTGCTCATCGGCTTCCTCGCCACCGAGGCCGCGCCCGCGGGCGTCAACGGCCTGTTCTACGGCGGCGGTGCCGGGCAGCTGTGGTCGCAGTTCATCGCCGCGATCACCGTGATGCTCTACTCGTTCGTCCTGGCGTTCGTGATCGGCAAGCTCATCGCCGTCACGATGGGCTTCCGGGTCAGCGAGGAGGACGAGGTCACCGGCGTCGACCTCACGATCCACGCCGAGACCGCGTACGAGCTGCAGGACAGCGGCGCCGGCAACTTCGCCGGGGTCGGGCACGCGGCGGCCAAGGCCGCCCAGGCTGCGACGAAGGAGGTGTCGGCATGAGGCTCGTCACCGCGGTCATCAAGCCGTTCAAGCTCGAGGACGTGAAGTCCGCCCTGGAGTCGTACGGCATCCACGGCCTGACCGTCACCGAGGCCAGCGGCTACGGCCGGCAGCGCGGGCACACCGAGGTGTACCGCGGGGCGGAGTACACCGTCGATCTGGTGCCGAAGGTGCGCATCGAGGTCGTGGTGGAGGACTCCGACGCCGAGTCCGTCGCCGAGGTGATCGTGAAGTCGGCCCAGACCGGTCGCATCGGCGACGGCAAGGTCTGGATCGCGCCGGTCGACACGATCATCCGGGTCCGCACCGGCGAGCGGGGCGCGGACGCGCTCTGACCTGCCACCA
Encoded proteins:
- a CDS encoding P-II family nitrogen regulator; this translates as MRLVTAVIKPFKLEDVKSALESYGIHGLTVTEASGYGRQRGHTEVYRGAEYTVDLVPKVRIEVVVEDSDAESVAEVIVKSAQTGRIGDGKVWIAPVDTIIRVRTGERGADAL
- the ftsY gene encoding signal recognition particle-docking protein FtsY codes for the protein MEPSLILYLVLTVAVLVLIAAVAVTLVRRRSAPSQPPRPGVDYAPGVGDDAEPPRDTPRRGVEQVDVGDSLGGAATAVAEPPEAEVVEVEVVEEAAPALEVPAPSAGRLARLRARLARSQNALGRGLLALLSRDTLDAATWDEIEETLLVADLGVGPTQELVERLKTRVRVDSVRDPEAVRAILREELLALVGTDLDRTLATGRREGRPSVVLVVGVNGTGKTTTTGKLARVLIADGRHVVLGAADTFRAAAADQLQTWGDRVGATVVRGPEGGDPAAVAFDAVRAGTEQEADTVVIDTAGRLHTKVGLMDELGKVKRVVEKQGPVDEVLLVLDATTGQNGLAQARVFGEVVDVTGLVLTKLDGTAKGGIVVAVQRELGVPVKLVGLGEGPDDLAPFEPEAFVDALLSDE
- a CDS encoding ammonium transporter; protein product: MEETLLSAGDTSWVLTSAALVLLMLPGLALFYGGMTRSKSVLNMAMMVFGALFLVGVLWILYGYSMAFGTDAFGGFVGGPFEFFGLEGLMTDDPEATLPVMAFVGFQAMFAAITVALIAGAIADRTKFSAWMVFAGIWATIVYFPVAHWVWAADGWIFTGSGPLNGIPAIDFAGGTAVHINAGAAGLALAFVLGRRLGWPKTPMKPHNLMLVMLGAGLLWFGWFGFNAGSALAANNAASVVFVNTFAATCAAAIGWLVTEKIRDGHATSLGAASGVVAGLVAITPSCSAVSPVGALILGLIAGVLCALAVGLKYRFKFDDSLDVVGVHLVGGLVGTLLIGFLATEAAPAGVNGLFYGGGAGQLWSQFIAAITVMLYSFVLAFVIGKLIAVTMGFRVSEEDEVTGVDLTIHAETAYELQDSGAGNFAGVGHAAAKAAQAATKEVSA
- a CDS encoding lysoplasmalogenase, whose translation is MTGPAATAPSTRVPLPGVRALLAAAVVVAVVNLAAQVLDAAWVGRVSIWLFMPLLGLWAWTATPRPVPRPLALLLVGTVFAWGGDVFLSLPRDGDLLFLLGIGSFLVMQVLYLLAFRSVPGPGLVRAWPIAWIPYGVFWVGMNALLWPGTGDLRIPVLVYSAALVLMAVAALDLVLRVPRADGWRVAWGAVLFVVSDACIALRAFVDVLPDGRVTSVLIMVTYLPAQLLIVTGFVRAVRAVSRPTGSAATP